A stretch of the Malus sylvestris chromosome 10, drMalSylv7.2, whole genome shotgun sequence genome encodes the following:
- the LOC126585139 gene encoding uncharacterized protein LOC126585139 isoform X2, with amino-acid sequence MAILRRALTAGRTWRSVPVRQTLNPNPPPRAFSPHLPFPSLLCHPGLTALGVRGLAQTSANLAKLSAFLESVVGRELRLQATDRTLAHALNDSYLDSKDIDISKPALRFIPSAAEGQKVLIKFQTPATRDVAQLIANIASDRGLIIKSGSGLHARIHYFFPSRSRVYCQIMLARPDKMKETGGEGGDLRIKVFRSVLPFSDRFEIEFVKDGVWSLKEVDALVATFTSQLAGGKIEPAERQMNEFAAPADQR; translated from the exons ATGGCAATTTTGAGGCGAGCACTGACAGCTGGTCGAACCTGGCGATCCGTCCCCGTCcgtcaaaccctaaaccctaatcctccTCCGCGCGCTTTCTCACCTCACCTCCCATTTCCTAGCCTTCTCTGCCACC CTGGTTTGACCGCACTTGGGGTCAGAGGTCTGGCTCAAACGTCTGCAAACTTGGCTAAATTGTCTGCGTTTCTAGAGAGCGTAGTGGGAAGAGAGTTGAGACTACAAGCAACTGACAGAACGTTGGCCCATGCACTAAATGACTCCTACCTGGACAGTAAA GATATTGATATTTCTAAACCCGCTTTGCGCTTCATTCCTAGTGCTGCTGAGGGACAAAAG GTTTTAATCAAGTTCCAAACTCCTGCGACTCGTGACGTTGCACAACTGATTGCAAATATTGCTTCTGATCGTGGATTAATAATAAAAAGTGGTAGTGGTTTACATGCGCGCATCCactatttttttccttctcgcAG TCGAGTTTATTGTCAAATAATGCTAGCTCGCCCAGACAAAATGAAGGAAACTGGAGGTGAAGGAGGGGATCTGCGAATTAAAGTATTCCGCTCAGTACTTCCTTTTTCAGATAGATTT GAAATTGAATTTGTGAAGGATGGGGTCTGGAGTCTGAAGGAGGTGGATGCTTTGGTGGCTACTTTTACTTCACAATTAGCTGGTGGGAAG
- the LOC126585139 gene encoding uncharacterized protein LOC126585139 isoform X1, which yields MAILRRALTAGRTWRSVPVRQTLNPNPPPRAFSPHLPFPSLLCHRTLEHQFHTTASEIVLVGLAAGLTALGVRGLAQTSANLAKLSAFLESVVGRELRLQATDRTLAHALNDSYLDSKDIDISKPALRFIPSAAEGQKVLIKFQTPATRDVAQLIANIASDRGLIIKSGSGLHARIHYFFPSRSRVYCQIMLARPDKMKETGGEGGDLRIKVFRSVLPFSDRFEIEFVKDGVWSLKEVDALVATFTSQLAGGKIEPAERQMNEFAAPADQR from the exons ATGGCAATTTTGAGGCGAGCACTGACAGCTGGTCGAACCTGGCGATCCGTCCCCGTCcgtcaaaccctaaaccctaatcctccTCCGCGCGCTTTCTCACCTCACCTCCCATTTCCTAGCCTTCTCTGCCACC GCACTTTGGAGCACCAATTTCATACCACTGCGTCTGAGATTGTGTTGGTTGGTTTGGCAGCTGGTTTGACCGCACTTGGGGTCAGAGGTCTGGCTCAAACGTCTGCAAACTTGGCTAAATTGTCTGCGTTTCTAGAGAGCGTAGTGGGAAGAGAGTTGAGACTACAAGCAACTGACAGAACGTTGGCCCATGCACTAAATGACTCCTACCTGGACAGTAAA GATATTGATATTTCTAAACCCGCTTTGCGCTTCATTCCTAGTGCTGCTGAGGGACAAAAG GTTTTAATCAAGTTCCAAACTCCTGCGACTCGTGACGTTGCACAACTGATTGCAAATATTGCTTCTGATCGTGGATTAATAATAAAAAGTGGTAGTGGTTTACATGCGCGCATCCactatttttttccttctcgcAG TCGAGTTTATTGTCAAATAATGCTAGCTCGCCCAGACAAAATGAAGGAAACTGGAGGTGAAGGAGGGGATCTGCGAATTAAAGTATTCCGCTCAGTACTTCCTTTTTCAGATAGATTT GAAATTGAATTTGTGAAGGATGGGGTCTGGAGTCTGAAGGAGGTGGATGCTTTGGTGGCTACTTTTACTTCACAATTAGCTGGTGGGAAG